The sequence TTGGCCTTGCCTTCCGGCGTGACCAGGCTGTCGGGCGCGCGGTTGGACAGCAGCATCAGCAGGCGGCTGCGCAGTTCGGGCATGAACTCGACGATCTGCGCCTTCGTGCGTTCGTCGGGCAGGCGCAGCGCCATGCCGATTTGCAGGAAGCGCGGGCGGCCCTCGGACTGCAGGTTGACGGTCAGCGGCTCGAGCGCCAGGAAGATCGGCTTTTCCGGCACGGGCGGCTTCGCCGCCTCGGGCGCGGAGGCCGTGTTCATGAGGCGGGGCACGAAGGTGTACGCGGCCGCGCCGGCGGCGGCGATGCCCACGGCGATCACGAGCCCGATCACGAGCTTCGAGGAACGCTTGGAGGCTGGCTGCGCGGCGGATGCGGTAGCGGCGGAAGAGGAGGAAGCCATGGTGAAACGGGTTTTGGGGTCCGAGCTATTCTTTGCGAAGTCCCTCCGGAACGAACGGCCGAACAAGCGCACAAAGGCGTGTCATATCCGTTCATTGCCGGGCGCCGGTCGGGGCGCCGTGGAGGGGAAGGTGGCCGAGGCCGGATGTCAGGCGAAGGTGTCGACCCCCGCGCCGGCGTTGCCCGCCGGGCCCGGGCGCACGGCCGCCACCGGGGCCGCCTGCACGCTGGCGGCGGCACGGCCGGCACCGGGGTAGCTCGCCGCCTGCTGGCGGCCGCCGTTCTGCTGCTGTTGCTGCTGCGCGAAAGCGGCGTCGTTGCCGAAGGGCTGGCGCGTTTCCGCGCCGACCGAGGCCTGGCCCAGGGTGATGCCCTGTTCCGACAGCGAGGTGCGCAGCTGCGGCAGCGCGGCCTCGACGGCCTTGCGCACGCTCTCGTGCGCCGACACGAACATCGCCTGCGCCTGGTTGTCGCCCATCGACAGCGTGACCTTCAGCGGGCCGAGACCGGCCGGGTTCAGGCTGAGTTCGGCCGTGTGATGGCCGCTGGTGCTCATGCGCGCGAGCTGCTGGCCGAGGGCCGGCGCCCACTTGTCGCTGCCGACTTCGGGCTGGATGGTGTGCACGGGCGCGCGGGCGCCGGCGGTGTCGCCGGCGCGGTCGGCCTGCGCGGTCGCGGCGGCGGGCTGCTGCAGCGCGAACTGTGCGGCCGGGGCCGGGGTGTCGGTCGCGTCGGTGCCGGGCTGGGCCGCCGAGGCGGACGGCACGGCAGCGGCGGTGACCGTGTCGCAGGTGTCTTCGGCCGGCTTGGCCTGCGCGGCCAGCTGCTCGGCGGTGGTGGCGCTCACGGTGCGCCGCGGGGCGGCACGTCCGCCGGCGGCAGCACTGGTGCCTGCGCTGGCGGATGCGCCTGCGGGCCGGCCGCCGGCCACGCCCGCGGTCTGTGCGGCAACCGCAGCGCGCACCACGTCCTGCAGCGAGGTTGTCGGCGCCGTGGCGTCGGCAGCCGCGTCGGCGACGGGCGTCAGCGCGGACACGTCGACGCCGGTCTTCGCGGCATCCTTGGCCGCGAGGCCGGTGTCGGGTGCAGGCTTGGCGGCGGCGGCCTTCGCATCGGCGGCCGCGGCATCGGGCTTCAGCCCGGCGAGCGCGTCCTGCAGGGCCGGATCGGCCACGACGTCGGTGGCCGCGGTGACGGCCTTGTCGGCAGCGGCGCGGGCCGCACCCACGGCGGCGTCGGCGGCTGCGGCGCTCGCGCTCACATCGGCCTGCGCGGTGCGGCCGGCCAGCGTCAGGGCGTGCAGCGGCGTGTTGGGCGGCGCGAGAAAGGCCAGGTTCGGATCGGGCAGCGCGTCGCTTGTGTCGTCGTCGGCGCCGGGCTTGCGAACGGGCTTGCGTTCCGCCGCGGCGACGCCCGAGGCGTCATCCGCCGGCCTGGCGCGCTGGTTGCCGCGCGAGCGCTCCAGGGCCGCGCCGAAGCCGCGGCCCTGCGCGTCGTCCGCATCGCCACGGCTGCGCGAGCCGGCTTGCGAGACGGCCTGGCCGGCGGCGCTCGGCATGACGGGGGGCATGATCATGGGTGGCATGTCTGTTCCTGGAGATTCAAAGGGTCGGGTGCGAGGCGCGGTCGAAGAACTTGCGCGCTGCGCGCTCGTCGCTGTCGCGCTGCTCGCGCTTGTTCGCTGCCATCGTTTCCTGGGCGCGCACGCGCTCGGCCAGGGTGTCGAACGAGCTCAGTCGGCGCTTCTGCTTCTGCCAGTCGACGCGGCCGTTGTCCAGCCGGCTCTCGGTCTGCGCGGCGATGGCGCGCTGCTGCTCGATGGCGCCGTCCAGGGTGCCCAGGAAATTGCGGTAGTTGCGCCACTGCGACGAGGGCAGGCCGTCGCGCATCAGGGCGTCGAGCTGGTCGTGGTAGTCCTGGCGGTACTGCAGCAGCAGTTCGAGCTTCTGGCTGGCGTTCAGGTGCGCGCTCTGCAGCGCGCCCAGGCGGCGCGCGGCGTCGTCCGTCTGTGTGTGGGCCAGGTCGATCAACATGCCGAGGGGGAGCTTGCGGGTCATGGAGGGAGTCCTTGCTTGGTATCTCTGAATCTGTGTGCGCCTAGACGCGGCGTTCGGCCCTGAACAGGTTTTCCAGCTGCCCGATGGCCTCTTCGTAGGGCGTGCGCTCGTCCATCGACTGCTGCAGGAACGCCTCGATGCGCGGGTACATCGCGATCGCCTGGTCCAGCTGCGGGTCGTGGCCCGGCGCGTAGGCGCCGACGCTGATCAGGTCGCGGTTGCGCTGGTAGCGCGAGAGCATCTGCTTGAAGCGGCGCACCGTGTCGAACTGCGACGACGGGATCAGCGCGGTCATGGCGCGGCTGATGGAGGCCTCAATGTCGATGGCCGGGTAGTGGCCGGCCTCCGCCAGCGTGCGCGAGAGCACCACGTGGCCGTCCAGGATGGCGCGCGCCGAGTCGGCGATCGGGTCCTGCTGGTCGTCGCCTTCGGACAGCACCGTATAGAAGGCAGTGATTGAGCCGCCGCGCCCCTGGGCGTCGCGCGAGCCGTTGCCCGCGCGTTCCACCAGCGCGGGCAGCTTGGCGAACACCGAGGGCGGGTAGCCCTTGGTGGCCGGCGGCTCGCCCACGGCCAGCGCGATCTCGCGCTGCGCCATGGCGTAGCGGGTGAGCGAGTCCATGATGAGCAGCACGTCCTTGCCCAGGTCGCGGAAGTACTCGGCCAGGCAGGTGGCGTACGCCGCGCCCTGCAGGCGCAGCAGCGGGGAGTTGTCGGCGGGCGCGGCCACCACCACGGCGCGCGCGAGGCCTTCCTCGCCGAGCGTGTTCTCGATGAAGTCCTTCACTTCTCGGCCGCGTTCGCCGATCAGGCCGACCACGATGAC comes from Variovorax paradoxus and encodes:
- a CDS encoding flagellar hook-length control protein FliK, whose translation is MIMPPVMPSAAGQAVSQAGSRSRGDADDAQGRGFGAALERSRGNQRARPADDASGVAAAERKPVRKPGADDDTSDALPDPNLAFLAPPNTPLHALTLAGRTAQADVSASAAAADAAVGAARAAADKAVTAATDVVADPALQDALAGLKPDAAAADAKAAAAKPAPDTGLAAKDAAKTGVDVSALTPVADAAADATAPTTSLQDVVRAAVAAQTAGVAGGRPAGASASAGTSAAAGGRAAPRRTVSATTAEQLAAQAKPAEDTCDTVTAAAVPSASAAQPGTDATDTPAPAAQFALQQPAAATAQADRAGDTAGARAPVHTIQPEVGSDKWAPALGQQLARMSTSGHHTAELSLNPAGLGPLKVTLSMGDNQAQAMFVSAHESVRKAVEAALPQLRTSLSEQGITLGQASVGAETRQPFGNDAAFAQQQQQQNGGRQQAASYPGAGRAAASVQAAPVAAVRPGPAGNAGAGVDTFA
- the fliL gene encoding flagellar basal body-associated protein FliL, producing MASSSSAATASAAQPASKRSSKLVIGLVIAVGIAAAGAAAYTFVPRLMNTASAPEAAKPPVPEKPIFLALEPLTVNLQSEGRPRFLQIGMALRLPDERTKAQIVEFMPELRSRLLMLLSNRAPDSLVTPEGKAKLAEEIRTTLNTPLAAGQAPLGITNVSFNTFVVQ
- the fliJ gene encoding flagellar export protein FliJ, which produces MTRKLPLGMLIDLAHTQTDDAARRLGALQSAHLNASQKLELLLQYRQDYHDQLDALMRDGLPSSQWRNYRNFLGTLDGAIEQQRAIAAQTESRLDNGRVDWQKQKRRLSSFDTLAERVRAQETMAANKREQRDSDERAARKFFDRASHPTL
- the fliI gene encoding flagellar protein export ATPase FliI, with amino-acid sequence MQTVASNPHLQTVRAALDKARGSVSHVTTTTASGRLTRAVGLVLEAVGLQLPVGSDCLIELPPGNAQRYAEAEVVGFAGERLFLMSQTEVAGLVPGARVFARPVTVEPGHAGAGNAHTKRLPVGIGMLGRVVDAAGRPLDGLGPLDLERKVPLSSPPINPLTRAPIDSVLDVGVRAINAMLTVGRGQRMGLFAGSGVGKSVLLGMMARFTSAEVIVVGLIGERGREVKDFIENTLGEEGLARAVVVAAPADNSPLLRLQGAAYATCLAEYFRDLGKDVLLIMDSLTRYAMAQREIALAVGEPPATKGYPPSVFAKLPALVERAGNGSRDAQGRGGSITAFYTVLSEGDDQQDPIADSARAILDGHVVLSRTLAEAGHYPAIDIEASISRAMTALIPSSQFDTVRRFKQMLSRYQRNRDLISVGAYAPGHDPQLDQAIAMYPRIEAFLQQSMDERTPYEEAIGQLENLFRAERRV